In Deferribacter desulfuricans SSM1, the following are encoded in one genomic region:
- the nspC gene encoding carboxynorspermidine decarboxylase, whose protein sequence is MKNYIERYYDFFPENILNKIDTPAYVISEDAIEYNCQILKRVQDEAGVKILLAQKAYTLPVTYPLISKYLYGVCASGLWEAKLGYKHFKKEVHTYAPAYRNDEIDEIIEYSDMVIFNSINQLKKYGELVKNRGKQVGLRVNPGHSEVEVDLYNPCIPGSRFGVNPEDIEGQDLSIVDGFHFHALCEQNSDVFVRVLKSFEKRFGKYINELKWVNFGGGHHITRDDYDLKLFIDTLKDFSKRYGKNLDVYLEPGEAVVLHAGVFITQVLDIINNGVDIAIVDSSAETHTPDVLAMPYTPKILGAGDWDEYEFKYRIGGCSCLAGDFFGYYSFKNPLKVGDKLIMLDMALYSFVKNNTFNGVKLPSIVVINLKDGIKWVKNYSYSDFENKYVSIIQ, encoded by the coding sequence ATGAAAAATTATATTGAGAGATATTACGATTTCTTTCCAGAAAATATATTAAATAAAATTGATACCCCTGCTTATGTTATAAGTGAGGATGCAATTGAATATAACTGTCAAATTTTAAAAAGGGTGCAGGATGAAGCTGGAGTAAAAATCCTTTTGGCTCAAAAGGCTTATACTTTACCTGTAACCTATCCTCTGATTTCAAAATACCTTTACGGTGTTTGTGCAAGTGGGTTATGGGAAGCAAAATTAGGGTATAAACATTTTAAAAAAGAAGTGCATACCTATGCACCTGCTTATAGAAATGATGAAATTGATGAGATTATAGAATATTCTGATATGGTTATCTTTAATTCGATTAATCAATTAAAAAAATATGGTGAATTAGTAAAAAATAGAGGAAAACAGGTCGGATTAAGGGTTAACCCAGGGCATTCAGAAGTGGAGGTTGATTTATACAACCCATGTATCCCTGGCTCAAGATTTGGTGTAAACCCTGAGGATATAGAGGGGCAAGATCTCAGTATTGTTGATGGTTTCCATTTTCATGCATTATGTGAGCAAAATTCTGATGTGTTTGTTAGGGTGTTAAAAAGTTTTGAAAAAAGATTTGGAAAATATATTAATGAACTAAAATGGGTTAATTTTGGTGGTGGTCATCATATAACAAGGGATGATTATGATTTGAAACTGTTTATTGATACTCTAAAAGATTTTAGTAAAAGATATGGTAAAAATTTAGATGTGTATTTGGAGCCTGGAGAAGCTGTTGTTTTGCATGCTGGAGTTTTTATTACTCAAGTACTTGATATAATTAATAATGGGGTTGATATTGCCATTGTAGATTCCTCAGCAGAAACCCATACTCCAGATGTTCTGGCAATGCCTTATACTCCAAAAATACTTGGTGCTGGAGATTGGGACGAATATGAGTTTAAATACAGAATTGGTGGATGCTCATGTCTTGCAGGAGATTTTTTTGGGTATTACTCATTTAAAAATCCGCTAAAAGTTGGTGATAAATTAATAATGCTGGATATGGCTTTGTATTCTTTTGTTAAAAATAATACTTTTAATGGAGTAAAACTTCCATCGATTGTTGTGATTAATTTAAAAGATGGTATTAAATGGGTAAAAAATTATAGCTACTCAGATTTTGAAAATAAATATGTGAGCATTATACAATAA
- a CDS encoding saccharopine dehydrogenase family protein: protein MGKVLIIGAGGVGNVVAKKCAMLPDVFEEICLASRTKEKCDKIASDIKNQYGIDIKTAEVDADKTEEVVALIKDFNPDIVVNVALPYQDLTIMDACLETGVHYLDTANYEPKDNPKFEYKWQWAYHDRYKDAGIMAVLGCGFDPGVTNVFCAYAAKHLYDTIKTIDILDCNAGDHGHPFATNFNPEINIREVTQVVRHWKNGKWVETPPIIEEGSVHFTFNYPEVGPRESYLLYHEEMESLVKHIKGLERIRFWMTFSDQYLTHLKVLKNVGMTRIDEVDYEGCKVVPLKFLKKLLPDPAELGTNYKGKTVIGCIFDGEKDGKRFKKYIYNVCDHAEAYKEVQAQAVSYTTGVPAMIGAMLVIKGVWSGKGVFNVEQLDPDPFMDALNKYGLPWKIEDFEGELPEF, encoded by the coding sequence ATGGGTAAAGTTTTAATAATAGGTGCTGGCGGTGTTGGTAATGTTGTGGCTAAAAAATGTGCCATGTTACCTGATGTTTTTGAAGAGATCTGTTTAGCAAGCAGAACTAAAGAGAAATGTGATAAAATAGCATCTGATATCAAAAATCAGTATGGTATTGATATTAAAACAGCTGAAGTTGATGCTGATAAAACAGAAGAGGTTGTTGCACTAATAAAAGATTTTAATCCAGATATTGTTGTAAATGTTGCTCTACCTTATCAAGATTTAACTATTATGGATGCGTGTCTTGAAACTGGGGTGCATTACCTTGATACTGCAAATTATGAGCCGAAAGATAATCCAAAGTTTGAGTATAAATGGCAGTGGGCTTACCATGATAGATATAAAGATGCTGGGATAATGGCTGTGTTAGGTTGTGGATTTGATCCAGGTGTTACAAATGTTTTTTGTGCTTATGCTGCCAAACATCTTTACGATACAATTAAAACAATAGATATATTAGATTGTAATGCTGGTGATCACGGTCATCCTTTTGCTACTAATTTTAATCCTGAAATAAATATTAGAGAAGTTACCCAAGTGGTAAGACACTGGAAAAATGGCAAATGGGTTGAGACACCACCAATAATAGAAGAGGGTAGTGTACACTTTACGTTTAACTATCCAGAAGTTGGTCCAAGGGAAAGCTACCTTTTATATCATGAGGAAATGGAATCATTGGTAAAGCATATAAAGGGGCTTGAAAGAATTAGATTTTGGATGACTTTTTCTGATCAATATTTAACCCATTTAAAGGTTTTAAAAAATGTGGGTATGACAAGAATTGATGAAGTGGATTATGAAGGGTGTAAAGTCGTGCCTCTTAAATTTTTGAAAAAATTACTACCAGATCCAGCTGAGCTTGGCACAAATTATAAAGGGAAAACAGTTATAGGATGTATATTTGATGGTGAAAAGGATGGTAAGAGATTTAAAAAATATATTTATAATGTGTGCGACCATGCAGAAGCTTATAAAGAGGTGCAAGCACAAGCCGTATCCTACACAACAGGTGTTCCTGCAATGATTGGTGCTATGCTTGTAATTAAAGGTGTATGGAGTGGTAAAGGGGTATTTAATGTGGAGCAGCTTGATCCCGACCCATTTATGGATGCACTAAATAAATACGGGTTGCCATGGAAGATAGAGGATTTTGAAGGGGAGTTACCAGAGTTTTGA
- the speA gene encoding biosynthetic arginine decarboxylase, which translates to MMDYGIKIWGGYDFIIEDGKVVINEGNRPAIIDIVKDVREQGFKGPVLFRFPHILKKHVNSLFNKFNKYIKEYEYSGKFSSVFPLKVNQYPNFVKYLMEKTKGKNYGLEAGSKPELIIAMSYVNEKCSIVVNGFKDKEMISLGFISAKMGQNITLTIEGLNELETIVEVAKEMGPPYPNIGLRIKLHSSGIGIWAKSGGINSKFGLTSVELIEALRILKEEGLIDYLTMIHFHIGSQISEISPVKKALREAGNIYAELYKMGAKNLKKIDIGGGLAVEYSQHKTLHSINYTLDEYASDVVFLLKMIANNKGVPEPDIFIEAGRYVAASHAVLVVPVLELFSQEYNEQKLCLKEHNPPLIEELYELYNTINEKNAVEFLHDSLDHMESLLTLFDLGYIDLIDRNNTEVLVHLIIRKSIELLKNKNLSELKDIQNMIQERYLLNFSIFQSLPDYWGLGQQFPVMPLDKLDISPTRSASLWDITCDSDGEIAFDADRPLFLHDVDLKKEDYFLGFFLVGAYQETLGMEHNLFTHPTEFVITFDEEGNYKIDDIIEAQNILDVLDDLDYDVKEIERRLKQNIEDSDLIPDDEKKDVIGNLYLVLSENCYLKTIAGSKN; encoded by the coding sequence ATTATGGATTATGGGATAAAGATATGGGGTGGCTACGATTTTATTATTGAGGATGGTAAAGTTGTCATTAATGAAGGTAACAGGCCTGCAATTATTGATATTGTTAAAGATGTGAGAGAGCAGGGGTTTAAAGGGCCAGTTCTGTTTAGATTTCCTCATATTCTCAAAAAGCATGTTAACTCACTTTTTAATAAATTTAATAAGTACATAAAAGAGTATGAATATTCTGGAAAATTTTCATCGGTATTTCCATTGAAGGTAAATCAGTATCCAAATTTTGTTAAATATTTGATGGAGAAAACAAAGGGGAAAAATTACGGATTAGAAGCTGGTAGTAAACCCGAGCTCATAATTGCCATGAGCTATGTTAATGAAAAGTGTTCGATAGTTGTAAACGGTTTTAAAGATAAAGAGATGATATCTCTTGGATTTATTTCTGCAAAAATGGGGCAAAATATCACTCTTACCATTGAAGGTTTAAATGAACTTGAGACAATTGTAGAAGTTGCAAAAGAGATGGGACCGCCATATCCAAATATCGGTTTGAGAATCAAACTTCATAGCTCTGGTATAGGTATTTGGGCTAAAAGTGGTGGCATCAATTCGAAATTTGGTCTTACTTCTGTAGAATTAATAGAAGCTTTGAGAATTCTGAAAGAGGAAGGGTTAATTGATTATTTAACCATGATACATTTTCATATAGGCTCTCAAATCAGTGAAATATCTCCTGTAAAAAAAGCGTTGAGAGAGGCTGGTAATATTTATGCTGAATTGTATAAGATGGGAGCAAAAAATTTAAAAAAGATAGATATTGGTGGTGGCCTTGCTGTAGAGTACAGTCAGCATAAAACTCTGCACAGTATCAATTATACTTTAGATGAGTATGCCAGTGATGTTGTATTTTTACTAAAAATGATAGCAAATAATAAAGGTGTTCCTGAGCCAGATATATTTATCGAAGCAGGTAGATATGTGGCAGCAAGCCATGCAGTATTGGTAGTGCCTGTTTTAGAGCTATTTTCTCAAGAGTATAATGAGCAAAAACTCTGTTTAAAAGAACATAATCCTCCTTTAATTGAGGAGCTGTATGAGCTTTACAATACAATAAATGAGAAGAATGCTGTAGAATTTTTACATGACAGTTTAGACCACATGGAATCTCTTTTAACCCTATTTGATTTAGGGTATATAGATTTAATTGATAGAAACAATACCGAAGTTTTAGTCCATCTCATAATTAGAAAATCAATTGAACTATTAAAAAATAAAAACCTATCAGAGTTGAAAGATATTCAAAATATGATACAGGAAAGATATTTGTTAAATTTTTCAATTTTTCAAAGTTTACCTGATTATTGGGGGCTTGGACAACAATTTCCTGTTATGCCACTTGATAAACTTGATATTTCACCTACAAGATCAGCAAGCCTTTGGGATATTACGTGTGATAGTGATGGTGAAATAGCATTTGATGCAGATAGACCGTTGTTTTTGCACGATGTGGATTTGAAAAAAGAGGACTACTTTTTAGGTTTCTTTCTTGTTGGCGCTTATCAAGAGACTTTGGGGATGGAGCATAACTTATTTACACATCCAACCGAGTTTGTTATTACTTTTGATGAAGAGGGGAATTATAAAATAGATGATATCATTGAAGCGCAAAATATTTTGGATGTGTTAGATGATCTTGACTATGATGTAAAAGAGATTGAAAGAAGATTAAAGCAAAATATTGAGGATTCTGATTTAATCCCTGATGATGAGAAAAAAGATGTCATTGGTAATTTATATCTTGTATTAAGTGAAAATTGCTATTTAAAAACTATAGCAGGTTCAAAAAATTAA
- a CDS encoding lysine exporter LysO family protein, translated as MIFLMIIAVICGVLFAQFGFLPTFLTEYSGNITDYSLYLLLLLIGYDIGRDKESIMKLVSADRYAFLVPFGTIVGTLVGGFVASFFLAISVKDSLAIAAGFGWYSLSAVIIAKMKSADLGSIAFLSNVSREIISIMLVPYLAKYVDPYVSIAPGGATTMDTTLPIIEKYAGSSAAIVAFINGFILSALVPILVPFILNF; from the coding sequence ATGATTTTTTTGATGATAATTGCTGTGATTTGTGGTGTTTTGTTTGCACAGTTTGGATTTTTACCCACATTTTTAACAGAATACTCTGGAAATATAACTGATTATTCATTGTATTTGCTGCTTTTATTGATTGGTTATGATATAGGCAGAGATAAAGAATCTATCATGAAGCTTGTTTCTGCTGATAGATATGCTTTTTTAGTCCCTTTTGGAACAATTGTTGGTACATTGGTAGGAGGTTTTGTGGCTTCTTTTTTTCTTGCAATCAGCGTAAAAGATTCTCTTGCTATTGCAGCTGGTTTTGGGTGGTATTCCCTTTCTGCTGTTATAATTGCAAAGATGAAAAGTGCCGATTTGGGCTCAATAGCATTTTTATCAAATGTTAGCAGGGAAATAATCAGTATAATGCTTGTTCCATATCTTGCTAAATATGTTGACCCTTATGTGTCTATTGCTCCAGGTGGTGCTACTACTATGGATACCACTTTGCCTATTATAGAAAAATATGCAGGAAGTAGTGCTGCGATCGTTGCCTTTATCAATGGTTTTATTCTTAGCGCACTTGTCCCAATTTTAGTCCCTTTTATTTTAAATTTTTAA
- a CDS encoding LysO family transporter, whose protein sequence is MVKYLIFLVIGVLFGYFIGSKREPKYNKYVLNITVLILLYFMGVSIGKDPKLMDKISMFGYTSLIISLFTVVFSVIVVAVLMRIFKK, encoded by the coding sequence TTGGTCAAATATCTTATATTTCTTGTTATTGGAGTTTTATTTGGTTATTTCATCGGATCTAAAAGAGAGCCTAAATACAATAAGTATGTTTTAAATATCACTGTATTGATTTTACTTTATTTTATGGGTGTAAGTATAGGAAAAGATCCTAAACTGATGGATAAAATATCGATGTTTGGTTATACATCTTTGATTATAAGCTTATTTACTGTAGTATTTAGTGTAATAGTTGTAGCTGTGCTAATGAGGATTTTTAAAAAATGA
- a CDS encoding phenylacetate--CoA ligase family protein yields the protein MLSDLQLELLNKTIYRIKKNNPFYFERLNVNSEIKSYDDFIKLPFITKDDLRNGYPFGFACADRKDFMRMHMSSGTTGTPIINPMTQNDINQWAEIMARCYKTATVTSEDTIQITPSFGLFNGGFGFHYGAEKIKAFVIPIGPGRSHLQLKFMKELESTVLCAIASYPLRLIEIAEDEGFDFKKNSKLRVGIFGAEVWSNEMRKRIEYIMGIETFDIIGMTETGGVGLGIDCIKHDGIHVWDDHYIVEIIDPVTCEPVEDGIEGEMVVTTLTREGLPLIRYRTRDITKIVSREKCDCGLHTIKVGRIKGRTDDMLKIKGVNFYPSQIESILLQFNELSMEYVIILEDKKGKDSVTLKVERENGFNDDIFDKVYTKLYDFLGFHLNLEIVEKGAIERSQGKAKRVIDLRGK from the coding sequence ATGTTATCTGATTTACAACTCGAATTATTAAATAAAACTATTTATAGAATAAAGAAAAATAATCCATTTTATTTTGAAAGGCTTAATGTTAACTCTGAGATTAAAAGTTATGATGATTTTATAAAATTGCCTTTTATTACAAAGGATGATTTGAGAAATGGTTACCCTTTCGGTTTTGCTTGTGCAGATAGAAAAGATTTTATGAGAATGCACATGAGCAGTGGAACTACAGGTACACCTATTATCAACCCTATGACTCAAAATGATATAAATCAATGGGCAGAAATAATGGCTCGTTGTTATAAAACCGCAACTGTTACCAGTGAGGATACAATTCAGATTACACCATCTTTTGGTTTGTTTAACGGTGGTTTTGGTTTTCATTATGGAGCAGAAAAGATTAAAGCTTTTGTAATACCCATTGGGCCAGGTAGATCTCATTTGCAGCTTAAATTTATGAAAGAGTTAGAATCAACTGTTTTGTGCGCTATAGCATCTTACCCATTAAGATTAATTGAAATAGCCGAAGATGAAGGTTTTGATTTTAAAAAGAATTCGAAGCTGAGGGTGGGGATATTTGGTGCAGAAGTTTGGTCTAATGAGATGAGGAAAAGGATTGAATATATTATGGGGATAGAAACTTTTGATATTATTGGTATGACAGAGACAGGTGGTGTTGGCTTAGGTATTGATTGTATAAAACATGATGGCATACATGTTTGGGATGATCATTATATTGTAGAAATTATCGATCCTGTTACATGTGAACCTGTTGAGGATGGTATTGAAGGTGAAATGGTGGTCACTACTTTGACAAGAGAAGGGCTACCTTTGATTAGATACAGAACGAGGGATATTACGAAAATCGTTAGTAGAGAAAAGTGTGATTGTGGATTACATACCATAAAGGTCGGGAGAATAAAGGGTAGAACTGACGATATGCTTAAAATAAAAGGGGTTAACTTTTATCCATCTCAGATAGAGTCCATTTTACTCCAGTTTAACGAATTATCGATGGAGTATGTTATTATTTTAGAAGACAAAAAGGGGAAAGATAGTGTCACTTTAAAAGTAGAAAGGGAAAACGGTTTTAATGATGATATTTTTGATAAGGTTTATACAAAACTGTACGACTTTTTAGGGTTTCATCTAAACCTTGAAATTGTAGAAAAAGGTGCTATTGAAAGAAGTCAAGGTAAGGCTAAGAGGGTAATTGATTTAAGAGGTAAATGA
- a CDS encoding 2-oxoacid:acceptor oxidoreductase family protein has translation MRFNCLICGKGGQGVITLNRTIGNILSLLGYKVISAETHGMAMRGGSVSTFLKCGEFKSAGFGYNQADYIISTDYEEYLNNKHYLKNDGYNIVNTDKNNKNNNGVFFDATKLSLKIFKSPKYANYFLLFIFFSLLGKIDLIDVKNILINQKLLDENKYTLILKELKDVI, from the coding sequence ATGAGGTTTAACTGTTTAATTTGTGGAAAAGGTGGGCAAGGGGTTATCACTTTAAATAGAACTATAGGAAATATTTTATCTTTATTAGGATACAAAGTGATTTCTGCAGAAACACATGGGATGGCAATGAGAGGTGGTAGTGTAAGCACTTTTTTAAAATGTGGTGAATTTAAAAGTGCAGGTTTTGGCTATAATCAGGCTGACTACATAATTTCTACAGATTATGAAGAATATTTAAATAACAAGCATTACTTAAAAAATGATGGGTATAATATTGTTAATACTGATAAAAATAATAAAAATAATAATGGGGTATTTTTTGATGCAACTAAATTATCTTTAAAAATTTTTAAATCGCCTAAATATGCAAACTATTTCTTATTGTTTATATTTTTTAGCTTATTAGGAAAAATAGATTTAATAGATGTAAAAAACATTTTGATAAATCAAAAGCTTTTAGATGAAAATAAATATACTTTAATACTCAAGGAGTTGAAAGATGTTATCTGA
- a CDS encoding thiamine pyrophosphate-dependent enzyme, with product MKNFLMGNELIALAAYNAGVRSAYAYPGTPSSEILEYFSKISDEVYAQWSINEKIALELAGAEAISGKYVLCSMKQVGLNVAADPFFSIAYTGVKGALVIASADDPGPYSSQTEQDSRMYAMSAKLPVFDPINPEDAYFLTKKAVDLSHKYEIPVMIRPVMRVCHSRQSIDVDIEKNNLIISNSFEKDTARWAATPKFRKQLHSILNQKLKDISNKYYKEFKINKKSDFAVVGSGYSFAMAMDIVAEDGLNIDLYKLDLPFPLSDELIKSLLEEYEKILVIEETQPVIEMQFARRDKVFGRLNDFITNMGELTYQYLQSKLYQFLGKQNEIEEFDVNVKSAKPRLCPGCGHRPAFYAIKKVAKNRGIFPGDIGCYTLGVNLEAVDTCICMGASVTFAEGLKRANNDKVVIATIGDSTFFHTGVPALINAVANDSKIVLAILDNETTAMTGFQPVPHKHKKISIERVVKGCGVDFCKTIDPYDFDGSIRLLNEAIEYSEKNSTPAVVIFKHPCITKIKYKGKKKVVITDKCKNCKICYEKFECPAIFEDKLANAAKIDELLCVNCGVCMSVCPFDAIAYVDEVDDEV from the coding sequence ATGAAAAATTTTTTAATGGGAAATGAATTAATTGCACTTGCTGCTTATAATGCAGGAGTTAGGTCAGCATACGCTTATCCTGGAACTCCTTCCAGTGAAATTCTCGAATATTTCAGTAAGATTTCTGATGAAGTGTATGCTCAATGGTCTATCAATGAAAAAATCGCTTTAGAATTGGCTGGTGCTGAGGCTATTTCTGGTAAATATGTTTTATGTAGTATGAAACAGGTTGGTCTTAATGTGGCAGCCGATCCGTTTTTCTCCATTGCTTATACTGGTGTAAAAGGTGCATTAGTAATTGCATCTGCTGATGATCCCGGCCCTTATAGTTCTCAGACAGAGCAAGATAGCAGAATGTATGCAATGTCAGCCAAATTACCAGTTTTTGACCCGATAAATCCTGAGGATGCTTATTTTCTTACAAAAAAGGCTGTAGATTTATCTCATAAATATGAAATTCCTGTGATGATTAGACCTGTTATGCGTGTATGTCACTCAAGACAGTCGATAGATGTAGATATTGAAAAAAATAATTTAATTATTTCTAACTCTTTTGAAAAAGATACTGCAAGATGGGCTGCTACACCAAAATTTCGTAAGCAATTACATAGTATTTTAAATCAAAAATTAAAAGATATCTCAAATAAATATTACAAAGAGTTTAAAATTAATAAAAAGAGTGATTTTGCTGTTGTTGGTTCAGGTTACTCTTTTGCTATGGCAATGGATATAGTAGCTGAAGACGGACTAAATATAGATTTATACAAACTTGATTTACCTTTTCCACTTTCTGATGAGCTTATAAAAAGCTTATTGGAGGAGTATGAAAAAATTCTTGTTATTGAAGAAACGCAACCAGTTATTGAAATGCAATTTGCAAGAAGAGATAAGGTGTTTGGTAGATTAAACGATTTTATTACAAATATGGGTGAATTAACTTACCAATATTTACAATCAAAGTTGTATCAATTTCTTGGCAAACAAAACGAGATAGAAGAGTTTGATGTAAATGTTAAAAGTGCAAAACCAAGACTATGCCCTGGCTGTGGCCATAGACCAGCATTTTATGCTATTAAAAAAGTTGCGAAAAACAGAGGTATTTTTCCTGGTGATATCGGTTGTTATACATTGGGTGTTAATTTGGAAGCTGTGGATACATGTATCTGTATGGGAGCCTCCGTTACTTTTGCAGAAGGGTTAAAAAGAGCAAATAATGACAAGGTGGTTATAGCTACAATTGGTGATTCTACATTTTTTCATACTGGAGTTCCTGCTTTGATAAATGCAGTGGCAAATGATTCTAAGATTGTATTAGCAATTCTTGATAATGAAACTACTGCTATGACAGGATTTCAACCTGTGCCCCATAAACATAAAAAAATATCCATTGAAAGAGTAGTAAAAGGGTGTGGTGTTGATTTTTGCAAAACTATTGATCCTTATGATTTTGATGGGAGTATAAGGTTATTAAATGAAGCAATTGAGTATTCTGAAAAGAATAGTACCCCTGCAGTAGTTATTTTTAAACACCCATGTATCACAAAAATTAAGTATAAAGGTAAGAAAAAAGTAGTTATTACAGATAAATGTAAAAATTGTAAAATCTGTTATGAAAAATTTGAGTGTCCAGCCATCTTCGAAGACAAGCTTGCAAATGCAGCAAAAATTGATGAATTATTATGTGTTAATTGTGGTGTTTGTATGTCAGTATGCCCATTTGATGCTATTGCTTATGTTGATGAGGTAGATGATGAGGTTTAA